The Muntiacus reevesi chromosome 7, mMunRee1.1, whole genome shotgun sequence genome includes a region encoding these proteins:
- the GJD2 gene encoding gap junction delta-2 protein — MGEWTILERLLEAAVQQHSTMIGRILLTVVVIFRILIVAIVGETVYDDEQTMFVCNTLQPGCNQACYDRAFPISHIRYWVFQIIMVCTPSLCFITYSVHQSAKQRERRYSTVFLALDRDPPESMGGPGGTGGGGSGGGKREDKKLQNAIVNGVLQNTENTSKETEPDCLEVKELTPHPSGLRTAARSKLRRQEGISRFYIIQVVFRNALEIGFLVGQYFLYGFSVPGLYECDRYPCIKEVECYVSRPTEKTVFLVFMFAVSGICVVLNLAELNHLGWRKIKLAVRGAQAKRKSVYEIRNKDLPRVSVPNFGRTQSSDSAYV; from the exons ATGGGGGAATGGACCATCTTGGAGAGGCTGCTGGAAGCCGCGGTGCAGCAGCACTCCACTATGATCGGGAG GATCCTCTTGACTGTGGTGGTGATCTTCCGGATCCTCATTGTGGCCATTGTGGGGGAGACGGTGTACGATGATGAGCAGACCATGTTTGTATGCAACACCCTGCAGCCCGGCTGTAACCAGGCCTGCTATGACCGCgccttccccatctcccacatACGTTACTGGGTCTTCCAGATCATAATGGTGTGTACCCCCAGTCTCTGCTTCATCACTTACTCTGTGCACCAGTCTGCCAAGCAACGAGAACGCCGCTACTCTACTGTCTTCCTGGCTCTGGACAGAGATCCTCCTGAGTCCATGGGGGGTCCTGgaggaactgggggtgggggcagcggtGGTGGCAAACGAGAAGATAAGAAGTTGCAAAATGCTATTGTCAATGGAGTGCTGCAGAACACAGAGAACACGAGCAAGGAGACGGAGCCAGATTGTTTAGAGGTGAAGGAGCTGACCCCACACCCATCAGGGTTGCGCACTGCAGCTCGATCCAAGCTCCGAAGGCAGGAAGGCATCTCCCGCTTCTACATTATCCAAGTGGTATTCCGAAATGCCCTGGAGATTGGGTTTCTGGTGGGCCAGTACTTTCTCTATGGCTTCAGTGTCCCGGGGTTGTATGAATGTGACCGCTACCCCTGTATCAAGGAGGTGGAATGTTATGTGTCCCGGCCTACTGAGAAGACTGTTTTTCTAGTGTTCATGTTTGCGGTGAGCGGCATCTGTGTTGTGCTCAACCTGGCTGAACTCAACCACCTGGGATGGCGCAAGATCAAGCTGGCTGTGCGGGGAGCCCAGGCCAAGAGAAAGTCAGTCTATGAGATCCGCAACAAGGACCTGCCCCGGGTCAGCGTTCCCAATTTTGGCAGGACTCAGTCCAGTGACTCTGCCTATGTGTGA